The Chitinophaga parva genomic sequence CCCTATTACGGATGCGACCTCGGGTTACCAGCAGACAGGCTTTACCGACTTCAAAAATCCGTATGATGTAAAGGCGCGCAGCACGTTCAACCAATGGGTGAACCGGGAACCGCGTTTTTATGTAGGAGTGACCTACAACAAAGGCCTGTGGCTGGACCAGGGCAGCAGTGCCACGGAAGTAATATCTGATTTCAGCTACAATGGTTCATCCGGCCGCGTACAGAGCAGCACCGACTTTTCCGCCACCGGTTACCTGGTGCGCAAGAATATTACACAGTCGCGCAGCAACAGGGGCTGGTGTTACCTGCGCCTGGCACAGATCTACCTGGACTATGCAGAAGCGCTCAATGAATATGACCCGGGCAATGCAGACATTCTCAAATACGTGAACCTGGTGCGCGCAAGGGCTGGTGTGCCCGGCTATGGCACGGAAAGCGGCCAGGTTGCCCCTCCCACCAGCCAGGAAGGCGTAAGGGAACTGATACAGCATGAAAGACAGGTGGAACTGGCCTTTGAAGAGGTGCGTTACTTTGATCTCCGCAGGTGGAAACTGGCTTCCACTTACCTGAACCAGCCGGTGTACGGCATGAACGCTTACGGCAGTGGCAATGATTTCTACCAGCGCACACTGGTACAGAATATCCGCTTCCAGCAGCGCGATTACCTGTGGCCCATCCCCAGCTCCGAAGTACGGAAAGATGCAAAGCTGGTACAGAATCCCGGATGGTAATGACCACGTATCCACATTCAAAAAAGTAAAACAGCAATGAGAAACATATTTAACAATAAAACCTTCGCCAGCTGCTGCTACACGACGGTAGCGGCACTGGCGGCCATGGTGGCGGGCTGTGTTAAATCAGACGCCCTTTATTCCAACAGTGAAGGCGTAGTGTATATGCCAGCTGCTTATTCAGACCGGTCGCAGCTTACTATTTTTAAAGTGGACTCCATACAAAGCGCTACGTTTGGTGCGGCAGTGGGTGGCTTCCATGGCGCCGGCAGTGATCTTACGGTAAACTTTGTCATTGATACCAGCCTGATTGCGCAGTATAACAGTGATAATGCGTACCAGAATTACCACTTCGTGGCTTTCCCCCGGGGCGCCTATACGGTATCCGGCCTGACCGCCACGATCAGTAAAGGCCAGACTGCCTCCGCACCCCTGACCCTCTCCATTGATCCTTCCAAACTTAAAACCAGCACGGGATATTTGCTGCCTGTCCGCATTGCCAGCGTGTCTTCCGGGAATGTGGATACAATGCTGCGTACCGCTTATTTCAGGATCGACTCGCTGGAGATCCGCTCCCGCGACGTAACAGCAGGCGGCACGCTTTCCGTGAGCAATGAAAACAGCGCCGGTGCTGCATCAAAAGAAGGTTCTTCCCATTTGGTGGACAACGATTACACCACCAAGTTCTACACGGACAAGTTCAATACCACCAGCTTCTGGATGCAGCTCGCTTACGAAACACCGCAGGTGGTGAGCGCCTACACGCTAACCTCCGGCAATGACGCCCCGGAAAGGGATGCCAACACCTGGAAATTCCAGGGGTCTGATGATGACGGGAAAACATGGGTCACCCTGGACGACCGCAGTAATTTTTTATTCTCCGCCCGCTATCAAACCGTTAAATTTGAGCTTAACCAGCCGGACAACCAGCCGCACAAGCTATATCGCGTGCTGATCAGCAAGAATAACGGGGGCGGTGTGAAGTTCCAGATGGAAGAATGGCGGGTGTTGCTGTATTATTAAACCCACAAACAACGGAAACATTTTGAAAGCATTGACCATGCGAAAAGCCTACAGCCTGTGTGCAGCCCTGTTGCTGTCCGCAGGCTGTTTTGCACAGCTGAAGAATGGGCAGGAAGACCTGCCGGACCTGGTGAACCCATTGATGGGCACCGATTCCAAATTTGAATTGTCTAACGGGAACACCTATCCCGCCATTGGCCTGCCCTGGGGCATGAACATGTGGACACCCCAAACCGGCCGTGATGGGGATGGATGGCAGTATACCTATCATGCAGACAAGATCAGGGGTTTTAAACAAACCCACCAGCCCTCGCCCTGGATGAATGATTACGGCGTGTTTTCCCTGATGCCGGTCACGGGCCACGCGGAGTTCCGGGAAGAAGAAAGGGCCAGCTGGTTTTCCCACAAAGCGGAAACGGTGAAGCCGTACTACTACAGCGTATACCTGGCAAGGCGGGTGCCTGGACATTAAAATGAGCGCGGTGCCCAATTATAATAAGGGCACGACTGCAAAAGATTTCCCGTATTCTTTTTCCACTGCGGGGAAAGAGTAACGGGGTGTACACGAAATAGAAAAGGGACGTCTGTAACTAAATCGATGCTGATATATTGAGTCCTTTTTCAATGATCATTGCAGCGGAAATCGCTGTGAATCATCCTGAAAAAAGGTCAAAGGCCATAAATGAAAATTCTGCTTGCGTTAGAAGGCTTGGGCCACAATGGCGCTTTCATACCAGCTGCCACCGCTATGTATTGTTTTCCTTTTACTGAGTAAGAAATCACACCGCCGCCGTTCGGTAAGTCGGTTGATGCATGCCATAATAGCTTGCCGTTTTGTGCATCCAGCGCGTAAACATCACCATTTTGTGCGGCGGTAAAAACAAGTCCACCTGCTGTTGGCGTAACACCGGCAAGAATGGGCGCAGGGGATTGATATTTCCATCGTTCACTGCCGTCTTTTGCGTTAAAGGCGGTTACCCATCCCCTGGCTTCAGAAGGAGGATCAAATTGCATGGCACCTCCAAAGTAATATCCGCCTTGCGCGGGTGTCATTCGGGCAGAATCTGTTGGTAAAAGTTTTACTGCGGTTGCCCAGTCATTTGTGCCGGTATAAATTAAGTCGAGGCCTGGATGATAAGCTGAGCCATTCCATTCAGAGCCACCTAAAATGCCAGGTTTGAAGCGAACGAATTTTTCCCTGGAAAGCGGAATGTCTGTGTTTTCACGCACTGTAGTTGGCACTTCGTAGAGCAATTTAAGTGTGCCGGAAGGGTCAATCACGTCTGAATTAAGGGCAATGGCACTCCGGTCCAATACAGATAATAACCCATTTTTATTAGCCGAAGCTATAATTTGTTTTCCCCCTTTTGTAACAATAACCACAGGGGCTGAACTTACGTCCCAGTCGTGATTATCTTTTTTTACCAACTGGATATAACCCAACATCCGGCCGGTCTTGCTATCCAGTGCAATTACACAATTGGAATAAAGTTCTTCTCCATTCTCGCGGAGCGCTATATCAAAGTCGGGTGCAGGATTGCCGGCAGGAATGTAAAGCACTCCGTTTTTAGTGTCCAGAGAAACGGAAGTCCAAATTGCCCCGCCGCTTACAGGGACACCATTGTTGGCTGCCGGCCAGGTTTCACGGGCAGGCCCGTTATCAGGCACTGTATTGAACTCCCAAATCATATGGCCGTCGTTGACATCCAGGGCATACATATGGCCTGTTACACCTGCATTATCTCCCCCGGCATTTCCTATGAATAGCATTCCGTTCCAGGCCAGAGGGGCCATTGGAATGGAGACACCTGGGCCTGCAACATCAAGGGGTACATCCCAAATAATTTCGCCGTCTTTAGCATTCAAAGCAAAAACATGCGCATCGGAGGCACCACGAAATAGCTTGCCATCCGAATAGGCAACTCCCCGGTTAGCGCCATAACCAACAGGATTTTGCACCGGCCTTACCCGTCTCCAAATAAGATCTCCCGTTGATGCATCAATGGCATATGTAACCGTATCCGTGGTGAAATACATTGTTCCATCGATAACCACGGGGCCGGTTTGCATGCTGCTTACATCTTTTCCCAAATCAAAGGTATGCAGCAAACGAAGTTTGCCCACATTGGCTGGCGTGATCTGCTTTAATGGTGAATACCGGTCACCTTCATACGTTCTGTTGTAGTTCCGCCAGTCTTCTTTCTTGTCGTTAGTTTGTGCAAGAATTGGCGCTGCAAATAATAGAACAGGAAAAATTCCACTATAGATTTTCCTGATGAAAGAGAGAATGATATAGTTTTTCATGTTACTACCCTCCGTAATTTGATGAAGATGGAAATAGCGCTAATTGTAATTATCAAATGATTCCGGCAGGTTAATAAATGCCGGTCATGGTATAGCATTGCCTTGCTGATGAATTCGGTTCCCAACCCGGATGGCCCTGAATGCAGACCCTTGTCTCACGGCCAATGCTTGATCATGCTTACCAATTGACGGAAGACCTGCCCCAAGTCCATAACTATGTTAAAAGTAGGTCCCTGCTGCTTTAAGAACAATGATGGGCATCAGGAGGAGCTATGACCGGCATTGTTTAGATGGCGATGAAATTTATGGGTTATAGAAAGTGATTGGCAAAGAAAATATTTATTAAATTACTACTCCTGTTGGGTATGGCTTCCCTTTTCCGCATGGAAGGCACCGTTGTAATAGCTATATCCCGGAATCCAAAATCTAACTTTCATGAAGACAGCACAACTGCAGATGGAACGCCACAATGTAACTAAGGTGGGATGGTTGCGGGCAGCCGTTCTCGGTGCCAATGACGGCATATTGTCTACTACCAGTATTGTTATTGGCGTGGCTGCCGCCAGCATCGGGAGAACAACGGTCATTCTTTCCGCTGTTGCCGGGTTAACAGCAGGTGCCCTGT encodes the following:
- a CDS encoding pyrroloquinoline quinone-dependent dehydrogenase; translation: MKNYIILSFIRKIYSGIFPVLLFAAPILAQTNDKKEDWRNYNRTYEGDRYSPLKQITPANVGKLRLLHTFDLGKDVSSMQTGPVVIDGTMYFTTDTVTYAIDASTGDLIWRRVRPVQNPVGYGANRGVAYSDGKLFRGASDAHVFALNAKDGEIIWDVPLDVAGPGVSIPMAPLAWNGMLFIGNAGGDNAGVTGHMYALDVNDGHMIWEFNTVPDNGPARETWPAANNGVPVSGGAIWTSVSLDTKNGVLYIPAGNPAPDFDIALRENGEELYSNCVIALDSKTGRMLGYIQLVKKDNHDWDVSSAPVVIVTKGGKQIIASANKNGLLSVLDRSAIALNSDVIDPSGTLKLLYEVPTTVRENTDIPLSREKFVRFKPGILGGSEWNGSAYHPGLDLIYTGTNDWATAVKLLPTDSARMTPAQGGYYFGGAMQFDPPSEARGWVTAFNAKDGSERWKYQSPAPILAGVTPTAGGLVFTAAQNGDVYALDAQNGKLLWHASTDLPNGGGVISYSVKGKQYIAVAAGMKAPLWPKPSNASRIFIYGL
- a CDS encoding DUF1735 domain-containing protein, whose product is MRNIFNNKTFASCCYTTVAALAAMVAGCVKSDALYSNSEGVVYMPAAYSDRSQLTIFKVDSIQSATFGAAVGGFHGAGSDLTVNFVIDTSLIAQYNSDNAYQNYHFVAFPRGAYTVSGLTATISKGQTASAPLTLSIDPSKLKTSTGYLLPVRIASVSSGNVDTMLRTAYFRIDSLEIRSRDVTAGGTLSVSNENSAGAASKEGSSHLVDNDYTTKFYTDKFNTTSFWMQLAYETPQVVSAYTLTSGNDAPERDANTWKFQGSDDDGKTWVTLDDRSNFLFSARYQTVKFELNQPDNQPHKLYRVLISKNNGGGVKFQMEEWRVLLYY